One genomic segment of Candidatus Zixiibacteriota bacterium includes these proteins:
- a CDS encoding NADH-quinone oxidoreductase subunit I, translated as MKKLIDGIKNLVIGLVTTGKHLGRHAITVQYPTEKWTMPERSRGIVVLLSDKETGELNCTTCLLCMRACPAAAITIEYDKDEKGKRILKDFIVNNGLCCFCGLCEEACNFSAIKMATKYEFSTYNDDELVWHRDKLQEIGRDVPYEKAERKKPEVKPVVKPTPKPAESEAVVNPSAVTEKKTEMGESTPPAEKDDGN; from the coding sequence GTGAAGAAGTTAATTGACGGCATAAAGAATCTGGTTATCGGGCTGGTGACCACCGGCAAGCATCTCGGGCGGCATGCGATCACGGTGCAGTACCCGACCGAGAAATGGACCATGCCGGAACGGTCGCGCGGCATTGTGGTGCTTCTTTCCGATAAAGAAACCGGCGAACTCAATTGTACCACCTGCCTGCTCTGCATGCGGGCCTGTCCGGCAGCGGCCATAACCATCGAGTATGATAAAGATGAAAAAGGGAAGAGGATACTCAAGGATTTTATCGTCAACAACGGCCTTTGCTGCTTTTGTGGGCTCTGTGAAGAGGCCTGCAATTTTTCGGCCATAAAAATGGCTACCAAATATGAGTTTTCCACTTATAATGATGATGAATTAGTCTGGCATAGAGATAAGCTTCAGGAAATCGGGCGTGATGTTCCCTATGAGAAGGCGGAACGGAAAAAGCCCGAGGTCAAACCTGTGGTGAAACCAACTCCAAAGCCTGCGGAATCTGAAGCGGTCGTAAATCCGTCAGCGGTAACAGAAAAGAAAACGGAAATGGGAGAAAGCACGCCTCCCGCGGAGAAAGACGATGGAAACTGA
- a CDS encoding NADH-quinone oxidoreductase subunit C, with amino-acid sequence MNRDNLINYLLEKHPGKIELLDTGKVEPFFALDKEYLLEFCRSIKTDETLTIDFLCNIAAVDTGEKLEVVYSVASAKNRIRFDFKVVMPYEEAEVESVQTVWAGANWHEREIWELFGINVRNHDNLTRFLLPDDWNQGNPMRKNWDAPDFIRMPEL; translated from the coding sequence ATGAATCGCGACAATCTCATAAATTATCTGCTCGAAAAGCATCCCGGAAAAATCGAGCTTCTCGATACCGGCAAAGTGGAACCGTTTTTTGCGCTCGACAAAGAATATCTCCTTGAATTCTGCCGCAGTATCAAGACCGATGAAACACTCACCATAGATTTTCTCTGCAATATTGCCGCGGTCGATACCGGCGAGAAACTGGAAGTAGTCTATTCGGTCGCATCGGCAAAGAATCGGATTCGATTTGATTTTAAGGTGGTCATGCCGTACGAGGAGGCGGAGGTAGAATCGGTGCAAACCGTATGGGCGGGAGCGAACTGGCACGAGCGGGAAATCTGGGAACTTTTTGGCATTAATGTGCGCAATCATGATAATCTGACCCGCTTTCTACTTCCCGATGACTGGAACCAGGGGAACCCGATGCGCAAGAACTGGGATGCGCCCGATTTTATTAGGATGCCGGAGCTGTAG
- a CDS encoding NADH-quinone oxidoreductase subunit J, giving the protein METEVSQTIFYLLSFIIIISAIYVVTLKNIFHSALFLILTLFAVAGIYVMLHAEFLAAVQVLIYVGAVSVLIIFAIMLTSQLTSRQIKQSNEQVTLGIFVCAGFLLVSLGSLSKTVWRIVDRPLPENNPLAMGKMLMNEYVLPFEVVSIVLLAALIGAIVLARKEGA; this is encoded by the coding sequence ATGGAAACTGAAGTTTCCCAGACAATATTTTATCTGCTGTCGTTTATTATAATAATTTCCGCTATTTATGTGGTGACGCTGAAGAATATATTTCATTCGGCGCTGTTTCTTATTCTCACATTATTTGCCGTCGCCGGGATTTATGTCATGCTTCATGCTGAATTCCTGGCCGCGGTGCAAGTGCTGATTTATGTCGGCGCGGTTTCGGTGCTGATTATATTCGCGATCATGCTGACCAGCCAGCTTACCTCCCGTCAAATCAAGCAGAGCAACGAACAGGTAACATTGGGGATTTTTGTCTGCGCCGGATTTCTTCTCGTCAGCCTCGGTTCGCTGTCCAAGACGGTCTGGAGAATAGTCGATCGCCCCCTGCCGGAAAATAATCCTCTGGCCATGGGCAAGATGCTTATGAATGAATATGTCCTGCCTTTTGAAGTTGTATCGATAGTGCTGCTGGCCGCGCTGATCGGCGCCATTGTTCTGGCCCGGAAGGAAGGCGCCTGA
- the nuoK gene encoding NADH-quinone oxidoreductase subunit NuoK, whose translation MMLQYLALAAILFAIGVFGVLTRRNAVGILMSLELMFNAANINLVTFNKYIGPDNLTGQIFATFIIAVAAAEAVVGLAIVLLLYRNWHGIDVDRINIMKW comes from the coding sequence ATGATGCTTCAATACCTGGCTCTGGCGGCAATACTTTTTGCGATTGGTGTATTCGGGGTGCTAACCCGGCGCAACGCGGTTGGTATCCTGATGTCTCTGGAATTGATGTTTAATGCGGCCAATATCAACCTGGTCACTTTTAATAAATATATCGGCCCGGATAATCTGACCGGTCAGATTTTTGCGACATTTATCATTGCGGTGGCGGCGGCGGAGGCGGTGGTCGGACTGGCCATTGTCCTGCTGTTGTACCGTAACTGGCACGGCATCGATGTCGACCGGATTAATATAATGAAGTGGTAA
- a CDS encoding NADH-quinone oxidoreductase subunit A — MEGVREMSQYLAVLIFLLVGIGMVLFTFFLARLIRPAHPYKAKNQNYECAETPIGSGWIQFNNRFYIFALIFVIFDVEAVFLFPWAVAFGQLGLYALIEMVIFIGILLFGLFYAWKRGVLKWA, encoded by the coding sequence ATAGAAGGCGTGAGAGAAATGTCGCAATATTTGGCCGTTTTGATATTCCTTCTGGTCGGGATTGGCATGGTGCTGTTCACCTTCTTTCTGGCTCGCCTAATCCGACCGGCCCACCCTTACAAAGCGAAGAATCAGAATTATGAGTGCGCCGAAACCCCGATCGGAAGCGGCTGGATTCAGTTCAATAACCGTTTCTATATTTTTGCGCTGATTTTTGTCATATTTGATGTGGAAGCTGTTTTCCTGTTCCCCTGGGCGGTGGCGTTCGGGCAGTTGGGACTGTATGCTTTGATCGAAATGGTGATCTTCATCGGCATACTTCTTTTCGGACTTTTTTATGCCTGGAAGAGAGGGGTTCTCAAATGGGCCTGA
- a CDS encoding NADH-quinone oxidoreductase subunit M, protein MSLLSYTIFLPMAGFLAILFIPKERVWAVRWTAAIFSFVPMILSFILTYDYFFNYASSSAMAFVEGPFEWISAIDAQYFLGVDGISVPMIFLTGLLSFLSIIASFNISNRVKEYFAFFLLLETGMMGVFSALDFFLFYVFWEVMLVPMYFLIGIWGGPRKEYAAIKFFLYTLFGSVFMLVAILILYFTSNPHTLNMMELIKTAPGMTHTLQIMSFVFFFIAFAIKVPVFPFHTWLPDAHVEAPTAVSVILAGVLLKMGTYGMLRVSWPMFPMAARYFAIPIAILGLIGIIYGALVSMAQKDLKKLVAYSSVSHMGYCMLALGAFGSVTALTGVMFQMVSHGLITGALFLMVGMLYDRAHTREIAAFGGLGVKIPIYTGLMVLFSMASLGLPGMSGFVSEFMVFVGSFGSFKIITAVAVLGVVLTAAYMLRMVQKMFLGEFNMAKWGALTEINVREILTVAPLAVLTIIIGIYPSPLSNLMRATLENLVNLMAR, encoded by the coding sequence ATGAGTTTGCTGAGTTATACGATATTCCTGCCGATGGCGGGATTTCTCGCGATACTTTTTATTCCAAAGGAAAGGGTCTGGGCGGTCCGCTGGACGGCGGCGATATTCTCGTTTGTGCCGATGATTCTTTCTTTTATTCTGACCTACGACTATTTCTTCAATTATGCTTCCTCCTCCGCAATGGCTTTTGTTGAGGGTCCGTTTGAGTGGATTTCGGCCATTGATGCGCAGTATTTTCTGGGCGTTGATGGTATTTCGGTCCCGATGATATTTTTGACGGGACTGCTCTCATTCCTTTCGATTATCGCTTCGTTTAATATCTCCAATCGCGTAAAAGAATATTTTGCCTTCTTCCTCCTGCTGGAAACCGGCATGATGGGCGTGTTCAGCGCTCTCGACTTCTTCCTTTTCTATGTTTTCTGGGAAGTGATGCTGGTTCCGATGTATTTTTTGATCGGCATCTGGGGCGGGCCGCGTAAAGAGTACGCGGCGATCAAGTTTTTCCTGTATACCCTCTTCGGCTCCGTCTTCATGCTGGTGGCGATACTGATTCTCTATTTTACGAGCAATCCGCACACCCTCAATATGATGGAACTGATCAAAACCGCTCCGGGTATGACTCATACGCTGCAGATAATGAGCTTTGTCTTTTTCTTCATAGCCTTTGCCATCAAAGTGCCGGTCTTCCCGTTCCATACATGGCTGCCGGATGCGCACGTTGAGGCGCCCACGGCCGTATCGGTTATTCTGGCGGGCGTTCTGTTGAAAATGGGAACATACGGTATGCTCCGCGTATCCTGGCCGATGTTCCCCATGGCCGCTCGATACTTCGCCATACCGATCGCCATCCTCGGCCTGATAGGTATTATCTATGGTGCGCTGGTCTCGATGGCCCAGAAGGATTTGAAAAAGCTGGTGGCTTATTCCTCGGTTTCGCATATGGGATATTGCATGCTGGCGCTGGGCGCTTTTGGTTCGGTGACCGCTCTTACCGGAGTGATGTTCCAGATGGTCAGCCATGGTCTGATTACCGGGGCGCTATTCCTTATGGTGGGCATGCTCTATGACCGGGCCCACACCCGCGAGATTGCGGCCTTCGGTGGTCTGGGTGTCAAGATTCCGATCTATACCGGGCTGATGGTGCTTTTTTCGATGGCTTCGCTGGGCCTGCCCGGAATGTCCGGCTTTGTGTCCGAATTCATGGTCTTTGTCGGCTCGTTCGGCAGTTTCAAGATCATCACCGCCGTGGCCGTTTTGGGCGTGGTGTTGACCGCCGCCTACATGCTCCGCATGGTGCAAAAGATGTTTCTCGGTGAATTTAATATGGCCAAATGGGGTGCATTGACGGAAATCAATGTCCGCGAAATTTTGACCGTTGCGCCGCTGGCGGTGTTGACCATTATCATCGGGATTTATCCTTCGCCTCTGTCCAACCTGATGCGGGCGACCCTGGAAAACCTGGTTAACTTGATGGCGCGATAG
- a CDS encoding NADH-quinone oxidoreductase subunit D, producing the protein MTQGLRTEEFLVNMGPHHPSTHGVCRFLLTMDGEVVVKAVPYIGYLHRAIEKICENRTYAQCIPIIDRFEYCTSMSCELAFCLATEKLAWIKVPERAEYLRIIMVELNRIASHLIWFGTTSLDLGAITPFLYGFREREDILDLYEMTCGQRLTYNYIRVGGVSRDIPSDFIPKTKAFLEKFPEKVEDYVRLLNENPIWMVRNQKVGVMSAELALSYGVSGPALRASGVKFDIRKDDPYSIYDRFDFEIPTGTNGDCYDRYLVRLEEMRQSAKIVRQAIEQMPEGEIKTKVPTNFKPPKGEVYSRIENSRGEMGVYIQSAGDSKKPLRLKLRGGSFNQLQVMPEIVKGGKIADLVAVMASMDIIMPEVDR; encoded by the coding sequence ATGACCCAGGGTTTGAGAACCGAAGAATTTCTGGTCAACATGGGGCCGCACCATCCCTCGACCCACGGTGTCTGCCGTTTCCTGCTGACCATGGATGGCGAGGTCGTGGTCAAAGCAGTACCATATATCGGCTACCTGCACCGGGCGATCGAGAAAATATGTGAAAATAGAACCTATGCCCAGTGTATCCCCATTATTGATCGTTTCGAATATTGCACCTCGATGTCTTGCGAGCTGGCTTTTTGTCTGGCGACCGAAAAGCTGGCCTGGATTAAGGTGCCGGAGCGGGCGGAATACCTTCGAATAATCATGGTGGAACTCAACCGTATCGCCAGTCACCTGATCTGGTTTGGCACCACCTCTCTGGATTTGGGCGCCATAACTCCGTTTCTGTATGGATTCCGCGAGCGGGAAGATATTCTCGATCTCTATGAAATGACCTGCGGTCAGAGATTGACATACAATTATATAAGGGTCGGCGGTGTTTCGCGCGATATCCCGTCGGATTTTATCCCTAAGACAAAAGCTTTTCTGGAGAAATTTCCGGAAAAAGTTGAAGACTATGTCCGCCTTCTCAATGAAAATCCGATCTGGATGGTGCGCAATCAGAAAGTCGGTGTTATGAGCGCGGAACTGGCCTTATCATACGGGGTCTCCGGCCCGGCCCTGCGTGCCTCGGGTGTCAAGTTCGATATCCGCAAGGATGACCCGTATTCTATCTATGACCGTTTTGATTTCGAAATCCCGACCGGCACCAATGGCGATTGCTACGATAGATATCTGGTTCGGCTTGAAGAGATGCGCCAGTCGGCCAAGATTGTCAGGCAGGCGATCGAGCAGATGCCCGAAGGGGAGATAAAGACCAAAGTCCCGACCAATTTCAAGCCTCCCAAGGGCGAAGTTTACAGTCGGATTGAAAACTCCCGCGGCGAGATGGGGGTCTACATTCAGTCGGCCGGTGATTCCAAGAAGCCTCTCCGTCTGAAACTTAGAGGCGGCTCGTTCAATCAACTGCAAGTCATGCCGGAAATAGTCAAAGGCGGCAAGATTGCCGATCTGGTGGCGGTTATGGCTTCCATGGATATCATCATGCCGGAGGTTGACAGGTAA
- a CDS encoding NADH-quinone oxidoreductase subunit B, which translates to MGLIRKLPVYLEKFPGGGLVTTSLDYVFSQSQASSLWYLLFGTACCAIELMATGASRYDFDRLGMIFRASPRQSDLIIAAGTITKKMAPRLRLLYDQMAEPRYVIAMGGCTVKGGPFYYDSYAVEKGINHIVPVDVYIPGCPPRPESLLEGCLTLQKKIKRLKIGDWS; encoded by the coding sequence ATGGGCCTGATCAGGAAACTCCCGGTCTATCTGGAAAAATTCCCCGGTGGCGGCCTTGTCACCACCAGCCTCGATTATGTTTTCAGCCAGTCGCAGGCCAGTTCCCTCTGGTATCTATTGTTCGGCACGGCCTGCTGCGCAATCGAACTGATGGCTACCGGCGCCTCGCGCTACGATTTTGACCGTCTCGGCATGATTTTCCGTGCCTCGCCGCGCCAGTCCGATTTGATTATCGCCGCCGGCACCATCACCAAGAAAATGGCGCCCCGGCTGCGTCTTCTGTACGATCAAATGGCCGAGCCGCGTTATGTTATCGCCATGGGCGGCTGCACGGTCAAAGGCGGCCCTTTCTATTATGACAGTTATGCGGTCGAAAAGGGAATCAACCATATTGTTCCGGTTGATGTCTATATCCCCGGGTGTCCGCCCCGTCCCGAATCGCTTCTGGAAGGATGCCTGACGCTTCAGAAGAAAATCAAGAGACTCAAAATCGGTGACTGGAGCTAG
- the nuoL gene encoding NADH-quinone oxidoreductase subunit L — protein sequence MLETAYFIPFYPLLASLLIIFFTRWNEKLSSYLSIGMVLTGFVHAIFVMAAMLSRGGLPLEKIIPFVSHPSLTLELGMYIDSLTAVMLLVVTIVSGCVQIYSIGYMHGDPRYSRYFAYLSLFTFSMLGLVIANNFFMIFIFWELVGLTSYLLIGFWFEKKSASDAGKKAFITTRVGDLGFIVGILILASYAGTLNYQQVFEKVSSGALAPGMITLAGIFIFCGAVGKSAQFPLHVWLPDAMEGPTPVSALIHAATMVAAGVYLVARAMSLFVGSAEASMVVAIIGVITSLMAATIALVQNDIKRVLAYSTVSQLGYMIMALGLYGVDFAHGHHSAGFTAGTFHLMTHAFFKALLFLGAGSVIHAVHTNDIQEMGGLSRKMKITSITFFIASLSIAGIFPLSGFWSKDEIVATTQGHPIFMVLTLLIAFMTAFYMFRLCFLTFTGRPRNEEKYHHAHESPRSMTWPLMFLAFLAIFAGWVGLPWLSHGFSSFVFHEEVHHAGPQYLLMLISTIVAVSGIGLAYLIYYRKQISADALAERFKPIYTTLYNKYYIDEIYDAVIIKPLLGLTNVLWWFDANIIDGLVNFAGWLTVKWADLKQWFDQYIVDGAVNGVGYVCMAGSWLFRYLQNGSVQFYTLVVIAAAIGTVIYRATPTGFYYYLAGLVIVALARLLPRIFDIRDIDTEPKAEN from the coding sequence ATGCTTGAGACTGCTTATTTCATACCGTTCTATCCGCTTCTGGCGTCTTTGCTGATAATATTCTTCACCCGCTGGAACGAGAAACTGTCGTCATATCTGTCGATTGGGATGGTGCTAACCGGCTTTGTCCATGCCATTTTTGTCATGGCGGCCATGCTCTCCCGGGGCGGGCTCCCACTGGAAAAGATTATTCCTTTCGTTTCGCATCCGTCACTGACCCTGGAGCTGGGAATGTATATCGACTCGCTCACGGCGGTGATGCTTCTGGTGGTGACCATTGTCAGCGGTTGTGTGCAAATCTATTCCATTGGATATATGCACGGCGACCCGCGGTACAGCCGGTACTTTGCCTATTTATCGCTGTTCACTTTTTCGATGCTTGGTCTGGTTATCGCCAACAACTTTTTCATGATATTCATTTTCTGGGAACTGGTCGGTCTGACAAGTTACCTTTTGATCGGCTTCTGGTTCGAGAAAAAGTCGGCCTCCGATGCCGGTAAAAAAGCTTTTATAACCACGCGTGTGGGGGATCTGGGATTTATCGTCGGCATTCTGATTCTGGCCTCATATGCGGGAACTCTGAATTACCAGCAGGTTTTCGAGAAAGTATCTTCGGGGGCACTTGCGCCGGGGATGATTACGCTGGCGGGCATCTTTATCTTCTGCGGTGCGGTCGGTAAATCGGCCCAGTTCCCGCTGCATGTCTGGTTGCCCGATGCCATGGAGGGCCCGACCCCGGTTTCGGCCCTGATTCATGCCGCAACCATGGTCGCGGCCGGTGTTTATCTGGTGGCCCGCGCCATGTCGCTTTTTGTCGGTTCGGCCGAGGCTTCAATGGTCGTGGCCATTATCGGTGTCATCACTTCACTCATGGCGGCAACCATTGCACTCGTGCAAAATGACATCAAGAGAGTACTGGCCTATTCAACCGTCAGCCAGCTTGGATATATGATTATGGCGCTGGGCCTGTACGGCGTTGATTTTGCGCATGGGCATCATTCGGCGGGATTTACCGCCGGGACATTCCACCTGATGACCCACGCCTTCTTCAAGGCCCTGCTTTTTCTCGGCGCCGGTTCGGTGATTCACGCCGTCCACACGAATGACATTCAGGAAATGGGCGGCCTGTCGAGAAAAATGAAAATTACGTCTATTACATTCTTCATCGCTTCACTTTCCATCGCCGGGATTTTCCCGCTTTCGGGATTCTGGTCAAAGGATGAGATCGTGGCGACCACGCAGGGACATCCGATTTTTATGGTGCTGACTCTGCTTATCGCCTTCATGACCGCTTTCTACATGTTCCGCCTCTGCTTTTTGACTTTCACCGGCCGGCCGCGCAATGAGGAAAAATATCATCACGCCCATGAATCGCCGCGGAGCATGACCTGGCCGCTGATGTTTCTGGCCTTTCTGGCGATATTCGCCGGCTGGGTCGGGCTTCCCTGGCTCTCGCACGGATTCTCCTCGTTTGTTTTTCATGAGGAAGTGCATCATGCCGGCCCGCAGTACCTGTTGATGCTGATCTCAACCATCGTGGCTGTTTCCGGCATCGGGCTGGCTTATCTTATCTATTACCGAAAACAGATTTCGGCTGATGCTCTGGCCGAGAGGTTTAAGCCGATTTATACCACCCTTTATAATAAATATTATATCGATGAAATCTATGATGCCGTCATCATAAAGCCACTTCTTGGTTTGACCAATGTTCTCTGGTGGTTTGATGCCAACATTATCGACGGGCTGGTTAATTTTGCCGGCTGGCTAACGGTCAAATGGGCCGATCTCAAACAATGGTTTGATCAATATATTGTCGATGGCGCGGTCAACGGAGTCGGCTATGTCTGCATGGCCGGGTCATGGTTGTTCCGCTATCTGCAGAACGGTTCGGTGCAGTTTTATACGCTGGTTGTTATCGCCGCGGCGATCGGTACGGTCATTTACCGCGCCACCCCGACTGGATTCTATTATTATCTGGCGGGTCTTGTGATCGTCGCTCTGGCGAGACTTCTGCCCAGAATTTTTGATATCCGCGATATTGATACCGAGCCGAAAGCTGAAAATTAG
- the nuoH gene encoding NADH-quinone oxidoreductase subunit NuoH: MELAGIFKYLYELLVSTGLPQVWIDLISLVAAAFVVFGFLAVVALFLVWWERKVSAHIQQRFGPMRTGWHGWLQTIADMIKLLQKEDITPATADRPVFFWAPVIALTAAFAAYVVMPFGKGLIVSDLNIGILFMVAITTFTIISLLMAGWGSNNKYSLLGGMRSAAQVVSYEVPMVVSILAVVLFAGSMSMVDIVESQAKIYQWYIFRLPFGPIAFIIYIISGTAETNRTPFDLPEAEQELVAGFNVEYSGMKFAMFFFAEFINLFTISAIGATLFLGGWQGPFLPSWVWFMGKSLFLVFVLMWFRWTYPRLRVDQLMEFSWKFLLPVSFANLIVAGFMKYSEYFNW, from the coding sequence ATGGAACTGGCCGGCATCTTCAAATACTTATATGAGCTTCTGGTTTCTACCGGTCTGCCGCAGGTCTGGATTGATTTGATCTCGCTGGTAGCCGCGGCCTTTGTTGTTTTCGGATTTCTGGCGGTCGTGGCGCTCTTTTTGGTTTGGTGGGAGCGTAAAGTTTCGGCGCATATCCAGCAGCGTTTCGGCCCGATGCGCACCGGCTGGCATGGCTGGCTTCAGACAATTGCCGATATGATAAAATTACTGCAGAAAGAGGACATCACTCCGGCAACCGCCGACCGCCCTGTCTTTTTCTGGGCTCCGGTGATTGCGCTTACCGCCGCCTTTGCGGCCTATGTAGTGATGCCTTTCGGCAAGGGATTGATTGTATCCGATCTTAACATCGGCATTCTCTTTATGGTGGCCATCACCACTTTCACTATTATCTCTTTATTGATGGCCGGCTGGGGCTCCAACAATAAATATTCGCTTCTGGGCGGGATGCGATCGGCCGCTCAGGTGGTCAGTTACGAAGTTCCCATGGTCGTCTCGATTCTGGCAGTGGTCCTTTTTGCCGGATCGATGTCGATGGTCGATATTGTCGAGTCACAGGCCAAGATTTATCAATGGTACATTTTCCGGCTTCCATTCGGCCCGATTGCCTTCATAATTTATATCATTTCCGGCACGGCCGAAACTAACCGGACGCCGTTTGATCTGCCCGAGGCCGAGCAGGAGTTGGTGGCCGGGTTTAATGTCGAATATTCCGGGATGAAATTTGCGATGTTTTTCTTTGCGGAATTCATCAACCTCTTTACCATCTCGGCTATCGGCGCCACTCTCTTTCTGGGGGGCTGGCAGGGGCCGTTCCTCCCGTCGTGGGTCTGGTTCATGGGGAAAAGCCTCTTTCTGGTTTTTGTACTGATGTGGTTCCGCTGGACCTATCCGAGATTGCGGGTGGATCAGTTGATGGAGTTTTCCTGGAAGTTTTTGCTCCCGGTGTCGTTTGCCAATCTGATAGTGGCCGGGTTCATGAAATATTCGGAGTATTTTAACTGGTGA